A genome region from Primulina eburnea isolate SZY01 chromosome 9, ASM2296580v1, whole genome shotgun sequence includes the following:
- the LOC140842124 gene encoding uncharacterized protein: protein MEHQSAAKKGKTLISSFFKKRDRQASEDTSIPTVLTMQHQSSESLLFPNIQIPSCSSPRDDHQSSSTFIERDPGKRKQICEYHVNVRDEIRRSYLNMGPYQPDMLEYPGTKFGSQNRRFQKKWFQKFYWLEYSPSTNKAYCFYCFLFLNDVNSSNISALVNEGFDNWKRVNQGKTCAFLSHIGSAASSPHTMCERRAENLMRPSQHIDKVMHAQSKEEKEKNRLRLSTSIVAVRWLALQGCAFRGNDESLSSSNRGNFLELVKAFAKMNIEIDEVVLENAPKNAQYIAPEIQKEILHIMANRVRKMVREEVGDKYFCILVDEARDISKREQMAIILRFVNNHGILTERFFAIKSVSDTTSMNLKNEISNVLVHHDLHVKKIRGQGYDGASNMRGAWNGLQALFLKDCPYAYYVHCFAHRLQLTLVSAAKDVSVIWEFFSHLDNIVNIVTSSTKRIAELHTAQRNEIEYMLSIGERDSGSGANQIGNLQRAGATRWSSHYDSVKSLIGMYTATCKVFEVLSDHSPNGRAKAEVRGIYRNMFLEATESQQNDVLSY, encoded by the coding sequence ATGGAACATCAATCTGCTGCAAAGAAAGGAAAAACATTGATATCTTCTTTCTTTAAGAAGAGAGATCGTCAAGCTAGTGAAGATACTTCAATTCCTACGGTCCTTACAATGCAACATCAATCCAGTGAAAGTCTTCTATTTCCCAATATCCAAATTCCTTCATGTTCCTCTCCTAGAGACGATCATCAGTCTTCGTCTACTTTTATTGAACGAGATCCGGGAAAAAGAAAACAGATATGTGAATATCATGTTAATGTACGAGATGAGATAAGACGTTCATATCTAAATATGGGGCCTTATCAACCAGATATGTTGGAGTATCCAGGTACGAAATTTGGAAGCCAGAATCGTCGTTTTCAGAAAAAATGGTTTCAGAAATTTTATTGGTTGGAGTATTCGccttcaacaaataaggcatattgtTTCTATTGCTTTCTTTTCCTGAATGATGTTAATTCATCTAATATCTCGGCATTGGTCAATGAAGGATTTGACAATTGGAAAAGGGTAAACCAAGGAAAAACATGTGCTTTTCTTTCCCATATTGGTTCTGCAGCTTCTTCACCTCATACTATGTGTGAGagaagggctgaaaatttgatGAGGCCCTCACAACATATTGATAAAGTGATGCATGCACAATCTAAAgaggaaaaagagaaaaatcgTCTGCGTTTGAGCACCTCAATTGTAGCTGTTCGTTGGCTAGCACTTCAAGGTTGTGCTTTTAGAGGTAACGATGAATCTCTATCTTCATCTAATCGtggaaattttcttgaattggtGAAGGCTTTTGCAAAAATGAATATAGAAATTGATGAAGTTGTGCTTGAGAATGCTCCAAAAAATGCCCAATATATCGCTCCAGAAATTCAGAAAGAGATTTTACATATTATGGCCAATAGAGTACGAAAGATGGTTCGTGAAGAAGTTGGAGATAAATACTTTTGTATTCTTGTTGATGAAGCCCGAGATATATCTAAACGAGAGCAAATGGCCATTATATTGAGGTTTGTGAACAATCATGGGATTTTGACAGAAAGATTTTTTGCCATCAAAAGTGTTAGTGACACTACCTCAATGAATTTGAAAAATGAGATATCAAATGTTCTTGTTCATCATGATCTCCATGTTAAGAAAATCAGAGGCCAAGGATATGATGGTGCTAGCAATATGCGTGGAGCCTGGAATGGACTTCAAGcattatttctcaaagattgtcCCTATGCATACTATGTCCACTGTTTTGCACATCGTTTACAACTGACATTGGTTTCTGCAGCTAAGGATGTTAGTGTTATTTGGGAATTCTTTTCTCATTTGGACAATATTGTTAATATTGTCACTTCTTCTACTAAGCGCATTGCTGAATTACATACTGCACAAAGAAATGAAATTGAGTATATGTTGTCAATTGGAGAACGTGATTCTGGAAGTGGTGCAAACCAGATTGGTAATTTGCAACGAGCAGGAGCTACTCGTTGGAGTTCTCACTATGATTCGGTAAAAAGCTTGATAGGTATGTACACTGCAACTTGCAAAGTTTTTGAAGTTCTCAGTGATCATTCTCCAAATGGAAGAGCTAAGGCTGAAGTTCGGGGGATTTACAGAAACATG